A genomic segment from Ramlibacter agri encodes:
- a CDS encoding ABC transporter substrate-binding protein — translation MHRRHCLAAAVLAAAPFLACAQAAPFKVGLILPMTGPFASTGKQIDAAVRLYLAQNGSKVAGRQVEVLLKDDQGLPETTRRLAQELIVGDKVDVLAGFGVTPAALAVAPLATQSKTPSVIMAAATSSIVGASPYFVRTSYTLQQSASTMAEWVHRNGIKDVVTMVSDYGPGIDAEKVFKERVEANGGKVPETIRVPMRNPDFAPFLQRVRDRKPDAVFVFIPSGPAAGLMKQFSERGLDKAGIRLIGDGGVTDDDLLNDMGDAALGVVTSFHYSAAHPSATNRKFVDAFMAANKGLRPNFMAVGGYDGMRVICKALEATKGKGGGDVLVAAMRGQTFESPRGPVVIDAQSGEIIQDVYIRRVEKKDGQLWNVEIDVSKGVRDRASRS, via the coding sequence ATGCATCGTCGCCATTGCCTCGCGGCCGCCGTCCTCGCCGCCGCGCCTTTCCTCGCCTGCGCCCAGGCGGCGCCCTTCAAGGTCGGCCTGATCCTGCCGATGACCGGGCCCTTCGCTTCCACCGGCAAGCAGATCGACGCAGCCGTGCGCCTGTACCTGGCGCAGAACGGCAGCAAGGTCGCCGGCCGCCAGGTCGAAGTGCTGCTGAAGGACGACCAGGGCCTGCCGGAGACGACGCGGCGCCTGGCGCAGGAGCTGATCGTCGGCGACAAGGTCGACGTGCTGGCCGGTTTCGGCGTCACGCCGGCGGCGCTGGCCGTGGCACCGCTGGCGACGCAATCTAAGACGCCGTCGGTCATCATGGCCGCCGCCACTTCCAGCATCGTCGGCGCCTCGCCGTACTTCGTGCGCACCAGCTATACGCTGCAGCAATCCGCCTCGACGATGGCGGAGTGGGTGCACAGGAACGGCATCAAGGACGTCGTGACCATGGTGTCCGACTACGGCCCCGGCATCGACGCCGAGAAGGTGTTCAAGGAGCGGGTGGAAGCCAATGGCGGCAAGGTGCCGGAGACGATCCGCGTGCCGATGCGCAACCCGGACTTCGCGCCCTTCCTGCAGCGCGTGCGCGATCGCAAGCCGGACGCCGTGTTCGTGTTCATCCCGTCCGGGCCCGCCGCGGGCCTGATGAAGCAGTTCTCCGAGCGCGGGCTGGACAAGGCCGGCATCCGCCTCATCGGCGATGGCGGCGTGACCGACGACGACCTGCTGAACGACATGGGCGATGCCGCCCTGGGCGTGGTCACTTCCTTCCACTATTCCGCCGCGCATCCTTCGGCCACCAATCGCAAGTTCGTCGACGCCTTCATGGCGGCCAACAAGGGCTTGCGGCCCAACTTCATGGCCGTGGGCGGCTACGACGGCATGCGCGTGATCTGCAAGGCGCTCGAAGCCACCAAGGGCAAGGGCGGCGGCGACGTGCTGGTGGCGGCCATGCGCGGCCAGACCTTCGAGAGCCCGCGCGGACCGGTCGTCATCGACGCGCAGTCGGGCGAGATCATCCAGGACGTCTACATCCGCCGCGTCGAGAAGAAGGACGGCCAGCTGTGGAACGTCGAGATCGACGTGAGCAAGGGCGTGCGCGACCGCGCTTCGAGGAGCTGA
- a CDS encoding aromatic ring-hydroxylating dioxygenase subunit alpha, producing MEANTQNLAHQAPFPSDRWWVAGFGWELKDQPLARTLLDVPLVLFRTPDGQVAALEDRCCHKELPLSLGAIEPRGLRCGYHGLLFDCQGTCVEIPGQEAIPAKARVRSYELRERDQVLWLWHGSTPDSRPDSEPPAYPFHTDPAFRFGGDMVHYDAPYQLVHDNLLDLSHLGYVHVHTIGGNPGLHMNAQMKVTQDGEVVKVVRHMPGSEAPPTYAQAWPFRGRIDRWQEIEFHLSHLRIWTGAVDEGDAPLDDPQRGGFHMRGFHGVTPETHASCHYFWTISTNPKSNVEEVTRIVVDQTARTFLEDKEIVESQWRNQQRFGFRPQMDIHVDAGPNRARRVIRQLVG from the coding sequence ATGGAAGCGAACACGCAGAACCTCGCGCACCAGGCGCCGTTTCCCTCGGACCGCTGGTGGGTCGCCGGCTTCGGCTGGGAGCTGAAGGACCAGCCGCTCGCGCGCACCTTGCTCGACGTGCCGCTGGTGCTGTTCCGCACGCCCGACGGCCAGGTGGCCGCGCTGGAAGACCGCTGCTGCCACAAGGAACTGCCGCTGTCGCTGGGCGCCATCGAGCCGCGCGGCCTGCGCTGCGGCTACCACGGCTTGCTGTTCGACTGCCAGGGCACTTGCGTCGAGATCCCCGGGCAGGAAGCGATCCCGGCCAAGGCGCGCGTGCGCTCCTACGAGCTGCGCGAACGTGACCAGGTGCTGTGGCTGTGGCACGGCTCCACGCCGGACAGCCGGCCGGACTCCGAGCCGCCCGCCTATCCCTTCCACACGGACCCGGCCTTCCGCTTCGGCGGCGATATGGTGCACTACGACGCGCCTTACCAGCTGGTGCACGACAACCTGCTGGACCTGAGTCACCTGGGCTACGTGCACGTGCACACGATCGGCGGCAACCCGGGGCTGCACATGAACGCGCAGATGAAGGTGACGCAGGACGGCGAGGTGGTGAAGGTGGTCCGCCACATGCCCGGGTCGGAGGCGCCGCCCACGTATGCGCAGGCCTGGCCCTTCCGCGGCCGGATCGACCGCTGGCAGGAAATCGAATTCCACCTGTCCCACCTGCGCATCTGGACCGGCGCCGTGGACGAGGGCGATGCGCCGCTGGACGACCCGCAGCGCGGCGGCTTCCACATGCGCGGCTTCCACGGCGTGACGCCGGAAACGCACGCGAGCTGCCACTACTTCTGGACCATCTCGACCAACCCGAAGTCCAACGTCGAAGAGGTCACGCGCATCGTTGTCGACCAGACCGCCCGGACCTTCCTGGAGGACAAGGAGATCGTCGAATCGCAATGGCGCAACCAGCAGCGCTTCGGCTTCCGGCCGCAGATGGACATCCACGTGGATGCCGGGCCCAATCGCGCGCGGCGCGTGATCAGGCAGTTGGTGGGGTAG